The Balearica regulorum gibbericeps isolate bBalReg1 chromosome 5, bBalReg1.pri, whole genome shotgun sequence genome window below encodes:
- the SLC25A47 gene encoding solute carrier family 25 member 47 isoform X1, which produces MDFIAGAIGGGLSTAVGYPLDTVKVRIQTERHYNGIWHCIKETYRTEKIQGFYKGMSASVLTVSVISSVSFGTYKNFLCTICKLRYGAADVKPSKLDVSLAGGAAGAVRVVLMTPSEVAKVRMQTQRNPHPSVASPQPVSKPKYRGSLHCLKVIAKEEGFGALYKGCSALLCRDCSSSAIYFLTYSALCDWLTPAGTNKPGFLVVLLSGGFAGVLAWGLATPMDVLKSRMQTEESDQHKYKGLIHCARESVRKEGAKVLFKGLGLNCIRAFPVNMVVFVAYEAVLRFTDHYSITDHCNKK; this is translated from the exons GTGGTCTGAGCACAGCAGTGGGTTATCCGCTGGACACAGTGAAG GTGAGAATTCAGACTGAGAGGCATTACAATGGGATTTGGCACTGCATTAAGGAGAcatacaggacagaaaag ATTCAGGGATTTTACAAAGGTATGTCTGCATCAGTTCTCACAGTATCAgtgatttcttctgtttcatttggcACGTACAAAAACTTCCTTTGTACAATCTGCAAGCTGCGATACGGGGCTGCAGACGTGAAACCGTCTAAGCTGGATGTTTCTCTTGCCGGAGGAGCTGCCGGTGCTGTCCGG GTTGTGTTGATGACCCCTAGTGAAGTGGCCAAAGTTCGCATGCAGACCCAGAGGAACCCACATCCTTCCGTCGCATCTCCCCAGCCTGTTTCCAAGCCAAAGTATCGAGGATCTCTGCACTGTCTGAAGGTGATCGCCAAGGAGGAAGGTTTTGGGGCTCTCTACAAGGGCTGCTCTGCATTACTCTGCAGGGACTGCTCCTCTTCTGCAATATATTTCCTTACCTATTCTGCTCTGTGCGACTGGCTCACACCAGCCGGGACAAATAAACCAG GTTTCCTCGTTGTGCTGCTTTCTGGTGGTTTTGCTGGAGTCCTGGCCTGGGGATTAGCTACTCCCATGGATGTCCTCAAATCACGGATGCAAACAGAGGAATCGGACCAGCACAAGTACAAAGGCCTCATCCACTGTGCTAGAGAAAGCGTGAGAAAGGAGGGTGCAAAAGTGCTTTTCAAAGGACTGGGTTTGAACTGCATTCGTGCCTTTCCTGTGAACATGGTGGTGTTTGTAGCGTATGAAGCTGTACTGAGATTTACAGATCACTATTCTATAACAGATCACTGTAACAAAAAATAA
- the SLC25A47 gene encoding solute carrier family 25 member 47 isoform X3: MTPSEVAKVRMQTQRNPHPSVASPQPVSKPKYRGSLHCLKVIAKEEGFGALYKGCSALLCRDCSSSAIYFLTYSALCDWLTPAGTNKPGFLVVLLSGGFAGVLAWGLATPMDVLKSRMQTEESDQHKYKGLIHCARESVRKEGAKVLFKGLGLNCIRAFPVNMVVFVAYEAVLRFTDHYSITDHCNKK, encoded by the exons ATGACCCCTAGTGAAGTGGCCAAAGTTCGCATGCAGACCCAGAGGAACCCACATCCTTCCGTCGCATCTCCCCAGCCTGTTTCCAAGCCAAAGTATCGAGGATCTCTGCACTGTCTGAAGGTGATCGCCAAGGAGGAAGGTTTTGGGGCTCTCTACAAGGGCTGCTCTGCATTACTCTGCAGGGACTGCTCCTCTTCTGCAATATATTTCCTTACCTATTCTGCTCTGTGCGACTGGCTCACACCAGCCGGGACAAATAAACCAG GTTTCCTCGTTGTGCTGCTTTCTGGTGGTTTTGCTGGAGTCCTGGCCTGGGGATTAGCTACTCCCATGGATGTCCTCAAATCACGGATGCAAACAGAGGAATCGGACCAGCACAAGTACAAAGGCCTCATCCACTGTGCTAGAGAAAGCGTGAGAAAGGAGGGTGCAAAAGTGCTTTTCAAAGGACTGGGTTTGAACTGCATTCGTGCCTTTCCTGTGAACATGGTGGTGTTTGTAGCGTATGAAGCTGTACTGAGATTTACAGATCACTATTCTATAACAGATCACTGTAACAAAAAATAA
- the SLC25A47 gene encoding solute carrier family 25 member 47 isoform X2: protein MSASVLTVSVISSVSFGTYKNFLCTICKLRYGAADVKPSKLDVSLAGGAAGAVRVVLMTPSEVAKVRMQTQRNPHPSVASPQPVSKPKYRGSLHCLKVIAKEEGFGALYKGCSALLCRDCSSSAIYFLTYSALCDWLTPAGTNKPGFLVVLLSGGFAGVLAWGLATPMDVLKSRMQTEESDQHKYKGLIHCARESVRKEGAKVLFKGLGLNCIRAFPVNMVVFVAYEAVLRFTDHYSITDHCNKK from the exons ATGTCTGCATCAGTTCTCACAGTATCAgtgatttcttctgtttcatttggcACGTACAAAAACTTCCTTTGTACAATCTGCAAGCTGCGATACGGGGCTGCAGACGTGAAACCGTCTAAGCTGGATGTTTCTCTTGCCGGAGGAGCTGCCGGTGCTGTCCGG GTTGTGTTGATGACCCCTAGTGAAGTGGCCAAAGTTCGCATGCAGACCCAGAGGAACCCACATCCTTCCGTCGCATCTCCCCAGCCTGTTTCCAAGCCAAAGTATCGAGGATCTCTGCACTGTCTGAAGGTGATCGCCAAGGAGGAAGGTTTTGGGGCTCTCTACAAGGGCTGCTCTGCATTACTCTGCAGGGACTGCTCCTCTTCTGCAATATATTTCCTTACCTATTCTGCTCTGTGCGACTGGCTCACACCAGCCGGGACAAATAAACCAG GTTTCCTCGTTGTGCTGCTTTCTGGTGGTTTTGCTGGAGTCCTGGCCTGGGGATTAGCTACTCCCATGGATGTCCTCAAATCACGGATGCAAACAGAGGAATCGGACCAGCACAAGTACAAAGGCCTCATCCACTGTGCTAGAGAAAGCGTGAGAAAGGAGGGTGCAAAAGTGCTTTTCAAAGGACTGGGTTTGAACTGCATTCGTGCCTTTCCTGTGAACATGGTGGTGTTTGTAGCGTATGAAGCTGTACTGAGATTTACAGATCACTATTCTATAACAGATCACTGTAACAAAAAATAA